The following is a genomic window from Prevotella sp. E13-17.
GTTTGATGTGTTCCATCTGTTGCATCTCTTCCATCATGTAGTGGCGCAAGTCCAAAGGATATTTATGGATGATACGTTCCTCAATCTTATCTGTCGCGATGCCGGCTCCTTTCGTGATTAGTTCTCCACCGCCATTGCCTCGATAGCTATTCATTGCCACCTTGTAGGTCTTGTTCTCGTAGAAAGGCTCACCATTAGAGAGGCATAATATTCGTATCTTTTGTCCGTCAGGTTTTGTTACATCAACTTCGTAGTCAATGCCAGATGCCGAGTCAAAGTTGAAAGAAAAGTTCTTAAACCTCATGTGTTGCTGTCCATCGGTTTTTGTTTCTTGAAGAAGCAGCAAATGGTCGTTGGCATTTTGCATCGTGTTCACCCATCGTGCATAGCTCTCTTCCAAATAGTCTTTAATCTCTTTGCCTGTCATTTTCAGTACATAGAGTTTGTTTTCATACTTGTAGAGGTTAAACATATCAGCTACGGTAATATCGCCAGCTTTAATACTGCTGTCGAATGATAGTGGGGCGTTGAACGAGATGTCGGCTTTAGATATCTTGAGCATCATATTGTGAATGAAGTCTGTAAATGCTGAGTTGCCAAAATAACTGTCACGCGTGGTGATTGTATAATCGAAACGGCAGATGCGTCTGTCTGCGAATTGCTTGACGCTTTCTATCTGTTTCTGGAAATGATTAATCATGTCTTCGTCAATCTTTTCCTGGCAGATGTTGACCAATTCACCATTGATAGACTTGTGTATAATCTTGCCATCCTTGATTGTCAACTTTATGCTGGCATCTGAAATATGGGTTGATCTATTGGCAGGGTCCAAGATGAGTACCTTTTCTCCTGCAGAGTTGACAATCCATTCTTTGTTTCTGGTATGGTCGTGTCCGTAGAAAATGATATCGAATCCTGGCACTTCACGAGCAATACGAGCTGTAGCATTTTCCTCAATGCCGTTGTCTAACATGATGCCACCGTCCTTTCCGCTGTGAAAAAGACCTAATACAATGTCAGCATGCTCTATGTCTTTGACATATTTTATCCACTTGCGTGCGCTAGACACCATTTCTTGAAATGTCAGACCTTCCCATATTGACTCATGCAACCAGCATGGAATCGCTGGGGTCAGCATGCCGATAATGGCAATTTTTACCCCTTCACGTTCTATGATCGTGTATGGTTCAACATAGGATTTCCCAGTTTCTGTTTGTATAATGTTTGCCCCCAGCATTGGACATCGCACCTCTTTGATCCACTTGTCGTAAACTTGGTGACCAGTTTCAATATCATGATTACCAATAGTTTGTGCGTCATATCTCATGTAGTTTACTACAGATGCAGCTATGTTTTCCTCGTTTGTATTGACAAAATTACTCCAATAGTTCAGTGGTTGTCCTTGCAAGATGTCGCCATTGTCCAGAAGCAATAATCTGTCTCCGTAGTCTTTTCTGAGACGGTTGACATAAGTGTTTACCCTAGCCAACGTGCCCTCCAATGGTTTTCGTTCAATAAAGTCGTATGGAAAGAAGCAGCCATGAACGTCGCTGGTCTCAATAATTCTAAGATTGATGGTCTTTTCAGAGGAGTCGGCCTTGATGACCGAAGCGCATAAAAGTGACATACCTATAATAAGAAACTTCTTCATAACGATTGTCAATAATGAAATATGCCTGCAAAAATACAAAAATAGAAGGAAAGACAGCCATAAAAAGGATAAAAAATTTGAGGGCTGCCAACTAGCAACCCTCAACCAACACAAAAACTAAACTAGACTTAACTAAAGCTTATATAGGATTTTCACAAACCCTTATTAGCGTCTGCAAAGTTACGACTTATTTCCGAAACATCAAAATGTTTTTGGAATAATTTTCACTAAAAATACAAAAATGCTATAATTTTGAAGTATTATTGACCAAATATTGGTCTAAAATGGTCATTGCAGCCATTGCTTCGACAACGGGCACAGCCCTTGGTAAAACGCATGGATCGTGCCTTCCGCGAGCCGTAAAAGTTGTAGAATTTCCTTCTATATCAACGGTTGACTGTTCCCGTAGAAGTGTAGCAACGGGCTTAAAGGCCACTCTGAAATAGATGTCTTGTCCGTTGGAAAGCCCGCCTTGGATTCCACCACTATGATTTGAGGCTGTTCTGATGGTGCCTTCCGTATTGGTAAACACATCGTTTTGCTCGGATCCGCGTTGAGCGACACCGGCAAATCCTTCGCCATATTCAAATCCTTTCACGGCATTGATACTCAACATGGCGCTGCCTAATAGCGCATGTAGCTTGTCGAACTCGGGGCCTCCAAGCCCTATAGGGCAGCCTTTGATGACGCAAGTGATAATACCTCCGATCGTATCGCCATCGGCCTTCACCTGAGCTATCAGTGATTCCATTTGTTCTGCTTTCTGTTGATCGGGGCATCTCACAGCGTTGCACTCTGTCTTTGAGAGGTCATAAAGGCGATAATCGCGTTCAAGTGCGATGTTGCCAACTTGCGAAGTGTATGCCTGAATTGTTATTCCAAGTTGTCGTAAAGCCAACTTTGCCAAGGCTCCGCCTACCACACGGCTGATGGTGATGCGGGCAGAAGAGCGGCCACCACCGCGATGGTCGCGCGTACCATATTTATTATAATAGGTGAAATCGGCATGTGAGGGTCTGAAAATGGTGCGCAGATTCTCATAGTCTTGAGAATGTTGGTTCTGGTTGCGCACAATAAACCCTATAGGTGTACCTGTAGATACACCTTCAAAAACGCCACTTAGCAGTTCGACTTGGTCGGGTTCCTTACGCGACGTTGTGATTGCACTCTGCCCTGGGCGACGACGGTTCAATTCTTGTTGGATGAACTCCATGTCGATTGTGATGCCAGCAGGCATGCCATCGACAACACCTCCTATGGCAGCACCATGGCTTTCGCCAAAGGTAGTCAGTGTAAATATGTGTCCGAATGTGTTCACTTATTTAATGGTATTTGGCTAAACTATTAATATCAATGACAACCATTGCCGCAGTTTCCACCGCAGCCTCCACCGCATTCGCCGCCACAACCGCCACCGCAGTTGCCGCATTCGCCACTCAGATGATTGAGTAGCTTCTGGATTTCTTCGTTGGTAGCCTCGCGATTTTCCAGCACATTGCCTGTAAATTGCAGGGTTTTTCCAGCCAATGGATGATTAGTGTCGAGTGTGACGCCATCGGCTTCAACCTTATCGACGCGCACCATGAAGCGCTTCTCCTCGCTGTCCATCATGGTGATGACGGCACCTGGGAAGATGTTTGTTTCGTCGAACTTACCGTTTACCTCGAAAATTTCGCGTCCTACCTTATGTACACCCTCAGGCTGATATTCACCGAAAGCCTCGGCAGGAGCCAGTGTGAAATCGAATGATGCGCCAGCCTCCAAATCGATAAGGCGGTTCTCGAAGCCATCCAGAGAGAAGCCGAAGCCGCTGATGAAATTGAACGGACGGTCTTTCTGCGTTTCTTCTTCTAGATTCTTGGTGCCCTCTTTGTCGATAGAGTAGAGCTGATAGCTCACAGAGATGTACTTGTTCTGTTTCTTGTCCATTTCTTGTTGATTGTTATATAATTGCCTTGCAAAGGTACGAATTTATTCATAATTATTTGCAAGTAGAACTAATAAATAATCTTAAGTCAGACTCTCAAAAGGGTTTGATTGTTGATTTTCGTCAATAAAAGGGACTGTTATCGCACACAATTGCAAAAAATCCATTGCCACTTCATAAAAACATCATACCTTTGCATCGTCAAAAGGAAACAAATCCTGATGACTAAGGATAACAAAAAGGATAACATTAAAAGAAAGTAAGGACTTGAAAGGGATTTATAAAGTAGAAAAAAAAGAAAAAGGATAACCAACACACCCTGAAGGTTCTGAGTAAAAAAAGAAAGGAAAGAAATTATGAAAAAGATTGTTTTGATGGTTGTAGCAATGTTGAGCATGACAATGACTTATGCAGAGAATGAGAACAACAATGCAACTCTGAATGCTGATGCTTACAATATGAACATCAACATGCGTAAGTTAGCCGTAACATTGGGTCTGAATGGCGATCAGATGGAGGCTGTTGAGGACATTCACAACAACTTCTGCAACGAGATGAAGTTGGCAGCTGCTGCAAACAGCGACGAGCGCGCGGCTTTGGTTGACAATGCAGTACGCAAGGATATCCGTTATATGCACTACGTTCTTGACCGCAAACAGTACAGAACATACTTGATGCTGCTCAACGTAACACTGCAGAATCGTGGTTTG
Proteins encoded in this region:
- the aroC gene encoding chorismate synthase, coding for MNTFGHIFTLTTFGESHGAAIGGVVDGMPAGITIDMEFIQQELNRRRPGQSAITTSRKEPDQVELLSGVFEGVSTGTPIGFIVRNQNQHSQDYENLRTIFRPSHADFTYYNKYGTRDHRGGGRSSARITISRVVGGALAKLALRQLGITIQAYTSQVGNIALERDYRLYDLSKTECNAVRCPDQQKAEQMESLIAQVKADGDTIGGIITCVIKGCPIGLGGPEFDKLHALLGSAMLSINAVKGFEYGEGFAGVAQRGSEQNDVFTNTEGTIRTASNHSGGIQGGLSNGQDIYFRVAFKPVATLLREQSTVDIEGNSTTFTARGRHDPCVLPRAVPVVEAMAAMTILDQYLVNNTSKL
- a CDS encoding bifunctional UDP-sugar hydrolase/5'-nucleotidase gives rise to the protein MKKFLIIGMSLLCASVIKADSSEKTINLRIIETSDVHGCFFPYDFIERKPLEGTLARVNTYVNRLRKDYGDRLLLLDNGDILQGQPLNYWSNFVNTNEENIAASVVNYMRYDAQTIGNHDIETGHQVYDKWIKEVRCPMLGANIIQTETGKSYVEPYTIIEREGVKIAIIGMLTPAIPCWLHESIWEGLTFQEMVSSARKWIKYVKDIEHADIVLGLFHSGKDGGIMLDNGIEENATARIAREVPGFDIIFYGHDHTRNKEWIVNSAGEKVLILDPANRSTHISDASIKLTIKDGKIIHKSINGELVNICQEKIDEDMINHFQKQIESVKQFADRRICRFDYTITTRDSYFGNSAFTDFIHNMMLKISKADISFNAPLSFDSSIKAGDITVADMFNLYKYENKLYVLKMTGKEIKDYLEESYARWVNTMQNANDHLLLLQETKTDGQQHMRFKNFSFNFDSASGIDYEVDVTKPDGQKIRILCLSNGEPFYENKTYKVAMNSYRGNGGGELITKGAGIATDKIEERIIHKYPLDLRHYMMEEMQQMEHIKPRPNNNWKFVPEAWTIPAAQRDRQLLFGE
- a CDS encoding peptidylprolyl isomerase: MDKKQNKYISVSYQLYSIDKEGTKNLEEETQKDRPFNFISGFGFSLDGFENRLIDLEAGASFDFTLAPAEAFGEYQPEGVHKVGREIFEVNGKFDETNIFPGAVITMMDSEEKRFMVRVDKVEADGVTLDTNHPLAGKTLQFTGNVLENREATNEEIQKLLNHLSGECGNCGGGCGGECGGGCGGNCGNGCH